The proteins below are encoded in one region of Halocatena salina:
- a CDS encoding LLM class flavin-dependent oxidoreductase produces MTTQQSQQPFARVGFDAIALKPTECDVTRVDDLSVDTVVIDYEGREHLPSADELRALADRGSVYLTTPVRADGFDPLGDDSLVEWIPADVGRIFVAGHAAYLSDTEQRRAVAPRLREALDSATALRPWVGTAGIKRIALAAGGVQYELLTQETRPSIRALRAAGYDGDVSVYAPTVLSSEEDEILDAVGGYVARRRTVRKSLAERSDEPATDRHARGAVRDRLLTAAQEFALVGDRKTIRQRIDALYAAGVDTVVGYPAAGLDGLD; encoded by the coding sequence GTGACGACACAACAGTCCCAACAGCCGTTCGCTCGCGTCGGCTTCGATGCGATAGCGCTGAAGCCCACCGAGTGTGACGTGACCCGCGTCGATGATCTCTCCGTCGACACGGTGGTGATCGATTATGAGGGCCGTGAGCATCTCCCGAGCGCGGACGAACTCCGTGCGCTTGCCGACCGAGGCTCCGTCTATCTCACGACGCCCGTCCGCGCCGACGGGTTCGATCCGCTCGGGGACGACTCGCTGGTCGAGTGGATTCCAGCGGACGTGGGGCGCATCTTCGTCGCCGGACACGCAGCGTATCTGAGCGACACGGAGCAGCGCCGAGCGGTCGCGCCGCGTCTCCGGGAAGCTCTCGATTCGGCAACTGCTCTTCGACCGTGGGTCGGCACTGCGGGCATCAAGCGGATCGCGCTTGCGGCCGGTGGTGTTCAGTACGAACTGCTCACCCAAGAGACACGTCCATCGATTCGAGCGCTGCGGGCGGCCGGTTACGATGGTGATGTTTCGGTGTATGCCCCGACCGTTCTTTCGAGCGAAGAAGACGAGATTCTCGACGCAGTTGGTGGATACGTCGCTCGCCGCCGCACGGTTCGAAAGTCGTTGGCCGAACGGTCGGACGAGCCGGCAACCGACCGCCACGCGAGGGGGGCAGTTCGTGACCGCCTTCTCACTGCAGCTCAGGAGTTCGCGCTCGTTGGAGACCGAAAGACGATCCGTCAGCGGATCGATGCGCTCTATGCGGCTGGAGTCGATACGGTCGTCGGCTATCCAGCCGCCGGACTCGACGGACTGGACTGA
- a CDS encoding Hsp20 family protein, producing MLRRLGERIERTVLAGVGRATSQLQERTPLSVDLLESEKSYLAEFDAPGVAAEDIDVRLVETELQVKLHRTRDLDESIDLLLRGRGLRRSGSVSLPSSSVDAAAASATLTSSGTLRIRIPKTEPGSAAEPIRIETASEDDSETDTDDDQSSPSSPAAG from the coding sequence ATGTTACGGAGACTTGGCGAACGCATCGAACGGACGGTGTTGGCGGGGGTCGGTCGTGCGACGAGCCAACTCCAAGAGCGTACGCCGCTGTCGGTCGATCTGCTAGAAAGCGAGAAGAGCTACCTCGCGGAGTTCGACGCGCCTGGCGTGGCAGCCGAGGACATCGACGTGCGACTGGTCGAAACGGAGCTTCAGGTCAAACTCCATCGAACGCGCGATCTCGACGAATCGATCGATCTGCTGTTGCGCGGTCGGGGACTGCGTCGTTCCGGGTCAGTGTCCCTGCCGTCGTCGTCCGTCGATGCGGCGGCAGCGTCGGCGACGCTCACGTCCTCGGGGACGCTCCGGATTCGAATCCCGAAAACCGAACCGGGATCGGCGGCGGAGCCGATCCGGATCGAAACGGCCAGTGAAGACGACAGCGAGACGGACACCGACGATGATCAGTCCAGTCCGTCGAGTCCGGCGGCTGGATAG
- a CDS encoding DUF7559 family protein, with amino-acid sequence MPETVEAKCTNGECELDMVELHYTYDMNEETTVGDFVCPYCRSDTLEEIVV; translated from the coding sequence ATGCCAGAAACAGTTGAAGCCAAATGCACGAACGGGGAGTGTGAACTAGACATGGTAGAATTACACTACACTTACGATATGAATGAGGAAACGACTGTCGGCGATTTCGTCTGTCCGTACTGTCGTTCTGATACGCTGGAAGAGATCGTCGTTTGA
- a CDS encoding saccharopine dehydrogenase family protein, giving the protein MSNLLVYGSYGYTGRLVVATAMERGIEPVLAGRNLSELEAQASEWGLTYRTFDLQRPEIVKQQLSTVDVVLNCAGPFVHTHEPLLDACLETDTDYLDITGEIEVFESIAARDEQATDAGVTVLPGVGFDVVPSDCLAVHLHDAVSQPSKLALGFESLGTPSPGTARTMIDGMLSGGAIRTDGEIRTVPAGWNARTIDFGSGERTAVTIPWGDVSTAYHSTGVPNIEFYMALPSWAIRGTQLTRYLRPVMNTPPVKSGLESLVDRLIDGPSAEQRRYGETRLWGEVTDEESGKTRVARLRTPNGYALTAKTAVESVVRTLDGEPADGFQTPATAFGPEYVMEFDDVVRRDAMVPRSAQVQ; this is encoded by the coding sequence ATGAGCAACCTTCTCGTGTACGGTTCGTACGGTTACACCGGTCGCCTCGTGGTTGCGACCGCGATGGAACGGGGGATAGAGCCAGTACTCGCCGGACGGAATCTCTCCGAACTGGAGGCACAAGCGTCGGAGTGGGGACTCACATACCGGACGTTCGATCTCCAGCGCCCCGAGATCGTCAAACAGCAGTTGTCGACGGTCGACGTCGTTCTCAACTGCGCTGGCCCGTTCGTTCACACTCACGAGCCACTCCTCGATGCGTGTTTGGAAACGGACACGGATTATCTGGACATCACGGGTGAGATCGAAGTGTTCGAATCGATCGCCGCTCGTGATGAGCAGGCCACTGACGCCGGTGTGACCGTCCTTCCGGGGGTGGGTTTCGACGTGGTTCCCTCGGACTGTCTCGCCGTTCACCTCCACGATGCAGTTTCACAGCCATCGAAGCTCGCCCTCGGGTTCGAGAGCCTCGGCACTCCGTCCCCGGGCACCGCCCGAACCATGATCGATGGAATGCTTTCGGGTGGGGCCATTCGCACGGACGGAGAGATACGAACCGTTCCAGCGGGATGGAATGCCCGAACGATCGATTTCGGATCGGGGGAACGGACGGCGGTCACGATCCCGTGGGGCGACGTTTCTACGGCGTATCACTCGACAGGAGTTCCGAACATCGAGTTTTACATGGCGTTGCCATCGTGGGCCATCCGTGGAACCCAGCTTACTCGGTATCTGCGTCCGGTGATGAACACGCCTCCGGTCAAAAGCGGTCTCGAATCGCTCGTCGACCGGCTGATCGACGGACCGAGTGCGGAACAACGCCGGTACGGGGAGACCCGGCTCTGGGGAGAAGTGACTGACGAGGAGAGTGGAAAGACGCGTGTCGCGCGCCTCAGAACCCCGAACGGATACGCGTTGACCGCCAAAACGGCAGTCGAGAGTGTGGTGCGCACGCTCGATGGTGAGCCAGCAGACGGATTCCAAACGCCCGCTACCGCGTTCGGTCCGGAGTACGTTATGGAGTTCGACGATGTCGTCAGACGCGACGCGATGGTCCCTCGGTCGGCGCAGGTTCAGTAG